The Muricauda sp. SCSIO 65647 genome includes a region encoding these proteins:
- a CDS encoding gamma carbonic anhydrase family protein, producing the protein MTILPVNGKSPSFGDDCFIAENATIVGEVAMGDQCSIWFNAVVRGDVHFIKMGNKVNVQDGAVIHCTYQKSPTTIGNNVSIGHNAIVHGCTVKDNVLIGMGAIVMDDCIIESNSIIAAGAVVTQGTHVPSGTIFAGMPAKKLKEVSSELSAGEIDRIANNYVKYSGWFK; encoded by the coding sequence ATGACAATTCTTCCCGTAAATGGAAAATCCCCAAGTTTTGGAGACGATTGCTTCATCGCCGAAAATGCCACTATTGTGGGAGAAGTGGCGATGGGCGACCAATGCAGTATCTGGTTCAATGCAGTGGTACGGGGCGATGTGCACTTTATTAAAATGGGCAACAAGGTAAATGTGCAAGATGGAGCCGTAATTCACTGTACTTACCAAAAGTCACCTACTACCATTGGCAATAACGTATCTATCGGTCATAACGCCATTGTGCACGGCTGTACTGTAAAAGACAATGTGCTCATAGGTATGGGGGCCATTGTGATGGATGATTGCATTATTGAAAGCAATAGCATCATAGCGGCCGGGGCAGTGGTCACCCAAGGTACCCATGTGCCATCAGGTACCATTTTCGCAGGTATGCCCGCGAAGAAACTGAAAGAGGTAAGTTCTGAGTTGAGTGCCGGTGAGATTGATCGTATCGCCAATAACTATGTCAAGTATTCGGGTTGGTTCAAATAG
- a CDS encoding LytR/AlgR family response regulator transcription factor: MKIKAVIVEDEANSREILRSYLDKYCKNVSLLGEAATIKEGVKLIEETQPDLVFLDVEMPFGNAFDLLDAIPDRTFETVFVTAYNQYAIDALNSHAAYYLMKPINIDELINAVAYVGEVKVRENALEGRILQPKIKRAEGKITLPQQDGFQVLEVSDIFFCKADDNYTEIFLKEKKILVSKTLKYFEEALSDFPFARIHKSYLVNIDEIRKYKKGKGGSVVLSNGKELSVSASQKANLLSFFK, translated from the coding sequence ATGAAGATAAAAGCGGTCATAGTTGAAGACGAGGCGAATAGCCGTGAGATTTTACGGAGTTACCTCGATAAATATTGCAAAAATGTTTCCCTTTTAGGTGAGGCCGCAACCATCAAGGAAGGGGTGAAGTTGATTGAAGAGACACAACCCGACCTTGTTTTTTTAGATGTGGAAATGCCTTTCGGCAATGCTTTTGATCTGTTGGATGCCATACCTGACCGGACTTTTGAGACCGTGTTCGTGACCGCTTACAACCAATATGCGATCGATGCCCTGAACAGCCATGCAGCCTATTATCTGATGAAACCCATTAATATTGACGAACTCATTAATGCCGTAGCGTATGTAGGTGAGGTAAAAGTGCGAGAAAATGCATTGGAGGGCCGAATCTTGCAACCAAAGATAAAAAGGGCAGAGGGTAAGATCACATTGCCCCAACAAGACGGTTTTCAGGTATTGGAGGTATCTGATATTTTCTTCTGCAAGGCCGATGACAATTACACGGAGATTTTTCTAAAGGAAAAGAAAATACTGGTCAGCAAAACCTTGAAATATTTTGAGGAAGCTTTATCAGACTTCCCTTTTGCCCGCATCCACAAATCGTATTTGGTGAACATTGACGAAATCAGAAAATATAAAAAGGGCAAAGGAGGCAGTGTAGTCTTGTCGAATGGCAAAGAACTCTCGGTTTCGGCTTCCCAAAAAGCAAATTTGCTATCATTTTTTAAGTAA
- a CDS encoding tetratricopeptide repeat protein: MNRKDYITIVFMLLCGFLFSQESRDTGANTFMLEGSVKSKDGQMPISGVEVRTDKGQYTITNGLGEFRIRVKMGDMLIVENLDFETVRHRITSDEEILVLVEDYDPSSVQKSRADHKVFLDSANHYKKASIEKSIDFVVQAIENLGKRGNKRELAHAYTVLGEIYQYHKQYDLAIDNFNYALELRSTVKTSLLLGETYVRNGQFQEATATFEPLLDIKKMVPYQRVELYEGLGDAHKGLGDENKALGFYNQALTVAEKNQISPKVTDLNSKIAETYAKEKRPVEAEGYFSNSLRLSKQEAPQRAIQENEKVADFYNDERRFDDEIQLRKKSLKELEQLPAETIAADKSNITRDSITAQRINYKIANAYIAQEKLDEAIPYLERSIAEADNENDLVVQKDATRKLSEVYRYQGDFNKALETYQDYVSLVDTLYVRKEQEISRVVRLNREIVTKQNRIASLEQDRELSQSKYSLALAERQLSEESNKRQKWIIYSLIFGLFLMASTAFFYYRSNRQQKLANNLLALKSLRSQMNPHFIFNALNSVNNFIAKSDERSANRFLSEFSVLMRAVLENSEEDFIPLSKELELLELYVKLEHSRFPDKFDYTIHIDEKVDVDAFGIPPMLLQPYIENAIWHGLRYKEEKGFLKIGMEQLNEVLLQISISDNGIGRKRSAALKTSNQKKQKSKGMGNIKKRIAILNDMYKNKVDVSVRDLYDDKTGTQVILKLRKD, from the coding sequence ATGAACCGAAAAGACTACATAACGATAGTATTCATGCTGCTTTGTGGATTTCTTTTTTCACAAGAGTCACGAGATACGGGCGCCAATACCTTTATGCTCGAAGGCTCGGTCAAGAGCAAAGATGGTCAGATGCCGATTTCGGGGGTCGAGGTCAGAACAGATAAAGGGCAATACACCATAACCAACGGCCTCGGTGAATTTCGAATTCGAGTAAAAATGGGCGATATGCTGATTGTCGAGAACCTTGATTTTGAAACGGTCAGGCATCGCATTACATCTGATGAGGAAATCTTGGTACTGGTAGAGGATTACGACCCCAGCAGTGTTCAAAAAAGTAGGGCAGACCATAAGGTCTTTCTTGATTCGGCCAATCATTACAAAAAAGCAAGTATCGAAAAGAGTATAGATTTTGTGGTGCAGGCCATTGAGAATTTGGGCAAAAGAGGAAACAAGAGAGAGTTGGCGCATGCCTATACCGTATTGGGAGAGATTTATCAATATCACAAACAGTATGATCTGGCCATTGATAATTTCAACTATGCCCTTGAACTGCGAAGTACGGTTAAGACATCGTTATTACTAGGGGAAACATACGTTCGCAACGGGCAATTTCAAGAAGCAACGGCAACTTTTGAACCACTTTTGGATATTAAGAAAATGGTGCCCTATCAACGGGTAGAATTATATGAGGGCTTGGGAGATGCCCATAAAGGCCTTGGCGATGAAAACAAAGCTTTGGGTTTTTATAACCAGGCATTGACCGTTGCGGAGAAAAATCAGATTTCGCCAAAGGTGACCGACCTGAACTCAAAAATCGCCGAAACCTATGCCAAAGAAAAACGTCCCGTAGAAGCTGAGGGCTATTTCTCAAATTCACTACGGTTATCGAAACAAGAAGCCCCACAACGTGCCATTCAAGAGAACGAAAAAGTGGCAGACTTTTATAATGATGAGAGACGATTCGATGATGAAATCCAGCTTCGAAAGAAAAGTCTGAAAGAACTTGAGCAGTTGCCTGCCGAGACCATTGCGGCAGATAAATCTAATATTACCCGTGATTCCATCACCGCACAGCGTATCAACTATAAAATTGCCAATGCCTACATCGCCCAAGAGAAATTGGATGAGGCCATTCCGTATTTAGAAAGAAGTATTGCCGAGGCCGATAATGAAAACGATCTTGTAGTGCAGAAAGATGCGACCCGTAAACTGTCAGAGGTGTATCGTTATCAAGGTGATTTCAATAAGGCATTGGAGACCTATCAAGACTATGTCTCATTGGTCGATACCCTTTACGTGCGCAAAGAGCAGGAAATTTCGAGAGTGGTACGACTGAACCGTGAGATAGTCACTAAACAGAATCGTATTGCAAGCCTTGAACAAGACAGGGAGCTTTCGCAGAGCAAATATAGTTTGGCCTTGGCTGAGCGACAGCTTTCTGAAGAAAGCAACAAACGACAAAAATGGATTATCTATTCGCTGATTTTCGGGCTATTCTTGATGGCTTCAACGGCCTTTTTCTACTACCGGAGCAACAGGCAACAGAAATTGGCGAACAACCTTCTGGCCTTAAAGTCACTGCGCTCACAGATGAATCCACATTTTATATTCAATGCCCTCAATTCGGTGAACAATTTCATTGCGAAAAGTGACGAGCGAAGTGCCAATCGCTTTCTAAGTGAATTTTCTGTGCTGATGCGGGCCGTACTCGAGAATTCAGAAGAAGATTTCATTCCACTTTCAAAAGAATTGGAATTACTGGAACTTTACGTAAAACTTGAGCATTCGAGGTTTCCCGATAAGTTCGATTATACGATCCATATCGATGAAAAGGTAGATGTTGATGCTTTTGGGATTCCGCCCATGCTTTTACAGCCCTATATCGAGAATGCCATATGGCACGGTTTACGCTATAAAGAAGAAAAGGGCTTTTTAAAGATTGGGATGGAACAACTGAACGAAGTCCTGCTTCAAATATCGATAAGTGATAATGGCATCGGTAGAAAGCGTTCAGCAGCGCTCAAGACATCCAATCAGAAAAAGCAAAAATCGAAGGGTATGGGCAATATCAAAAAGCGAATTGCCATTCTCAATGATATGTACAAAAACAAGGTTGATGTAAGTGTACGTGATCTGTACGATGACAAGACAGGCACCCAAGTCATCCTAAAACTTAGAAAAGATTGA
- a CDS encoding vWA domain-containing protein, producing the protein MRNAKQLLTTGVLALTLIVPLACRANTEKSEPTVLLADAKTHKPSKQYVKIALLLDTSNSMDGLINQAKAQLWDIVNEFTYARCGNDSRPSLQIALYEYGNDHLSSREGYIRQVIGFSSDLDEISEKLFSLTTNGGEEYCGQVINTSLKQLEWGKNRDDLKMIFIAGNEPFTQGKLNYRDAAYQAKEKDVIVNTIFCGNYEQGISTQWKKGAELTGGDYMAIDHNRQIVHIDTPYDDIIIQLNSKLNNTYISYGYAGERKKQMQVAQDANAEALEEVVVVKRAVSKSSRLYNNSSWDLVDASADKEFDVSKLKKDELPTELKGKSTAEIEKFIEEKKAERTQIQKQIQELNAKREAYIAKNQKEEAGELENAMISAIKAQAAKKNYSWE; encoded by the coding sequence ATGAGAAATGCAAAACAATTATTGACCACAGGAGTTCTGGCCCTCACCTTAATAGTGCCCCTGGCCTGTAGGGCAAACACGGAAAAAAGTGAACCAACGGTTTTGTTGGCCGATGCCAAAACGCACAAACCCTCGAAACAATATGTCAAAATCGCCTTGTTGCTCGACACAAGCAACAGCATGGACGGACTCATCAACCAGGCCAAGGCACAACTTTGGGATATTGTCAATGAGTTCACCTACGCCCGTTGTGGCAATGACAGTCGACCATCATTGCAAATTGCGCTTTATGAATACGGCAATGACCATCTTTCATCACGCGAGGGCTATATACGGCAGGTCATCGGTTTTAGTAGTGACCTTGATGAAATCTCTGAAAAATTGTTCTCATTGACCACCAATGGTGGGGAAGAATATTGCGGCCAGGTCATCAACACCTCGTTAAAACAACTTGAATGGGGAAAGAACAGAGATGACTTGAAGATGATCTTTATCGCAGGCAATGAACCTTTTACCCAAGGCAAATTGAATTACAGGGATGCCGCCTATCAGGCCAAAGAAAAAGACGTTATCGTCAACACCATTTTCTGCGGTAATTATGAGCAGGGTATTTCAACCCAATGGAAAAAGGGGGCAGAACTTACAGGTGGAGATTATATGGCCATCGACCATAATCGCCAAATCGTACATATTGATACCCCCTATGATGACATTATCATACAGTTAAATTCAAAATTGAACAATACCTACATCTCGTATGGATATGCCGGTGAACGAAAGAAACAGATGCAAGTGGCCCAAGATGCCAATGCCGAAGCCCTTGAAGAAGTGGTGGTCGTAAAAAGAGCCGTGAGTAAAAGTTCAAGACTTTACAATAATTCGTCGTGGGATTTGGTAGATGCTTCTGCAGACAAAGAATTTGATGTATCAAAACTCAAAAAAGATGAACTGCCTACAGAGCTCAAAGGAAAATCAACAGCCGAAATTGAAAAGTTCATTGAAGAAAAGAAAGCGGAACGTACCCAAATTCAAAAACAGATTCAAGAATTGAACGCCAAAAGGGAAGCCTATATCGCCAAAAACCAAAAGGAAGAGGCCGGTGAACTAGAGAATGCCATGATCTCGGCCATTAAGGCGCAGGCCGCCAAGAAAAACTATAGCTGGGAATAA